A stretch of the Halomonas sp. CH40 genome encodes the following:
- the rpoZ gene encoding DNA-directed RNA polymerase subunit omega: MARVTVEDCLDHVENRFKLVMISTQRARQLARGSREAQLPWENDKPTVMALREIAAGLVNHSVLDEPVEAAPRRPAADATVSTDD; the protein is encoded by the coding sequence ATGGCACGAGTTACCGTTGAAGATTGCCTGGATCATGTTGAAAACCGTTTCAAGCTGGTGATGATTTCCACCCAGCGAGCCCGCCAGCTGGCGCGCGGCTCCCGGGAAGCCCAGCTGCCCTGGGAAAACGACAAGCCCACCGTGATGGCGCTGCGCGAAATTGCCGCCGGTCTGGTTAATCATAGCGTATTGGATGAGCCTGTCGAGGCTGCGCCGCGACGTCCGGCAGCTGATGCGACTGTTTCCACCGACGATTGA
- the gmk gene encoding guanylate kinase yields the protein MSQGTLFVVSAPSGAGKTSLVRELIESLDGLQVSVSHTTRARREGEVNGVNYHFTDVAGFEAMIQQGGFFEYAQVFDHYYGTSRQAVQVLLDAGQDVILEIDWQGARQVREQVKHAVSIFIMPPSLHELENRLASRGTDEHAVIARRMRDAVSEMSHYDEYDYLVVNDDFTTALEELRSLVISQRLTLASMRDRHAPLLAALLSQQASVE from the coding sequence ATGTCCCAAGGTACGCTTTTTGTTGTTTCTGCCCCATCGGGCGCCGGTAAAACCAGCCTGGTGCGTGAACTGATCGAAAGCCTTGATGGCCTTCAGGTGTCAGTCTCGCATACCACCCGTGCGCGGCGCGAAGGTGAAGTCAACGGCGTTAACTATCACTTTACCGATGTGGCCGGTTTTGAAGCCATGATTCAACAGGGCGGTTTTTTTGAATACGCCCAGGTATTTGACCACTATTATGGCACCTCCCGTCAGGCCGTTCAGGTACTCCTGGATGCAGGCCAGGACGTGATTCTGGAAATTGACTGGCAGGGTGCGCGGCAGGTGCGTGAGCAGGTCAAGCATGCTGTCTCGATTTTTATCATGCCGCCATCGCTGCATGAACTCGAGAATCGCCTGGCCAGCCGCGGCACCGATGAGCATGCTGTGATAGCCCGGCGCATGCGCGATGCCGTCAGTGAGATGTCTCATTACGATGAGTATGACTACCTGGTCGTCAATGATGATTTCACCACGGCGCTGGAAGAGCTCAGGTCGCTGGTGATCAGTCAGCGTCTGACCTTGGCCTCAATGCGTGATCGGCATGCACCATTATTGGCTGCACTCTTGTCACAGCAGGCCAGCGTCGAGTAA
- a CDS encoding DNA-3-methyladenine glycosylase 2 family protein, with amino-acid sequence MIHQGMQALAKADPDVAKATSWVGTPPAREREKGFEAFFATIVSQQISTAAASAILQRLRDQLPELNAEAVMAIDAQRLRDAGLSWRKVDYAKGLAAATLDGDFDAQALESMDDATAIQAITALRGFGRWSAEIYLMFSLKRADIFPADDLALRVALGRLKGLEKRPTPGQARALVEHWAPWRSVGALFLWHYYRGAPA; translated from the coding sequence ATGATCCACCAGGGCATGCAGGCGCTCGCCAAAGCGGACCCAGACGTTGCCAAAGCGACTTCTTGGGTAGGCACGCCGCCAGCACGTGAACGGGAAAAAGGCTTTGAGGCGTTTTTCGCCACCATTGTCAGTCAGCAGATATCAACGGCGGCAGCCAGCGCTATTCTCCAGCGCCTTCGTGATCAGTTACCTGAACTGAACGCTGAGGCCGTCATGGCCATTGATGCCCAACGCCTGCGCGATGCAGGGCTTTCCTGGCGCAAGGTGGATTATGCCAAAGGGCTGGCGGCGGCAACGCTGGACGGCGATTTTGACGCCCAGGCCCTGGAAAGCATGGATGACGCCACCGCGATTCAGGCCATCACGGCACTGCGCGGATTCGGCCGCTGGAGCGCTGAAATTTACCTGATGTTTTCCCTCAAGCGCGCTGATATCTTTCCCGCCGATGACCTGGCACTACGCGTCGCCCTGGGGCGACTCAAGGGGCTGGAGAAACGCCCGACACCCGGCCAGGCACGCGCACTGGTTGAGCATTGGGCGCCGTGGCGCAGCGTTGGCGCGCTGTTTCTGTGGCATTATTATCGCGGCGCGCCAGCATAG